The following DNA comes from Caulobacter mirabilis.
CCGCACGCACCGGCGGCGGCGAATCTTCTCGGCGCAGACCGACAGGGCGGCCAGGGCGCGCTCCATCGCCTCGTCGGACATACGCCCGCTCTGGCTGAGTCCCTCCCCCAGGCGCACGATCCGGGAATAGGCCTCCACGACCCTGAAGCCATGCGATGCGGGCGAGGCCACCAGCAGGCGGCAGTTGTTCGTCCCCAGATCCAGGGCCGCGTAGGTGGGGGGCGGCCCGCTGGACGGCCCTCGGCGGCCCTTGCGTGGGCCGCGCTGCGCGCTCGGCGCCTCCGACATGCTCAAAGCCTTGTCTGCGCAGGCGTCACGGAACGCGACGCCTCATTTCGCCGATGACTGTAGCGAGGCGTTTCGCGTGACGGAAGGCATTGACTTGCCTAACGTCGACTACCTCATACGTTCATGTTCCAGTCAGACGATTGCGCTAGATTCTGAGCATTATGAACCCGAGAACCGCAAAATTCTCGATCGGCCAAGTGGTCCGGCACCGGATCTATCCGTTCCGCGGCGTCATCTTCGACGTCGACCCCGTATTCGCGAACACCGAGGAATGGTGGCTCTCGATTCCGGAAGACGTACGGCCGCGAAAGGACCAGCCCTTCTATCACCTGCTGGCCGAGAACGACGACAACACTTACGTCGCCTACGTTTCGGAGCAGAATCTGCTCCCAGACGACACCGGCCTGCCGGTCGGCCATCCGCACGCCGCGCTGATCTTCGACGGCTTCCAGGACGGCCACTACAACATGCGTCCGCGCATCGCGCACTGAGCCGCCGGCGGCGCCGGAGAGGCGTTCCATCACCAGGCTCGCCGAACGCAATTTTGTTTCAAAAGAAACCAGTTTGCCGGGCGCCTTAGAACGGAAATGCCTGCGAAACGCGCGCATCGTCTTCTCATGAGCGCAGACGGCTTCAGCAGCGGCCCGCCCCCGGGAGCGGCGGCGGATTGGACGATCGACCAGGGGTGGGACGCCTACACCGCGGACGAGCACGCCGTATGGGACCTGCTCTATGAACGTCAGGCCGCGATGCTGCCCGGCCGGGCCTGTGACGCGTTCCTGCACGGGCTGGACGCGCTGAACCTGCACCGCGGCGGCATCCCCGAGTTCCGCAGGATCAACGAAGATCTGCAGAAGCTCACCGGTTGGAGCGTCGTCGCCGTGCCGGGCCTGGTGCCCGACGAGGTCTTCTTCGAGCATCTGGCCAATCGGCGGTTCCCGGCGGGACAATTCATCCGCCGCCGCGACCAGCTGGACTATCTGCAGGAACCGGACATCTTCCACGATGTCTTCGGTCATGTGCCGATGCTGACGGACCCGGTTTTCGCCGACTACATGCAGGCCTACGGCCAAGGCGGCATGCGCGCCCTGGGCTTGGGCCGCCTGCACAACCTCGCCCGCCTCTACTGGTACACGGTCGAGTTCGGCCTGCTGGAGACTCCGGCGGGCCTGCGCATCTACGGCGCCGGCATCGTTTCCTCGCGCACCGAGTCGATCTTCGCCCTCGACGATCCCTCGCCCAATCGGCTGGGGTTCGACCTGGAGCGGACCATGCGCACCCCCTACCGCATCGACGACTTCCAGCAGGTCTACTTCGTGATTCCCTCGCTGCAGGCGCTGCTCGACGCGACGCTGGAGGACTTCGGCGCGCTCTACGCCCGATTGGACGGCGCCAGCGACATCCCGATCGATCGGGTCGAGCCGACCGACCGGGTGTTCACGCAGGGGACGCAGGCCTACGCCGCCGCCAAGCTGCGCGGATAGCCGCGCCGTCGGCGGCGAGCTTCAGCCCGAACAACGGTCTCAGCACAGCGACCCGCCGAACGATCTCGTAGGTCGCGAAACAGGCTGCGAAGGTCAACGCGATCACGAGCGCGCCTTCCAGAGCCTGGTTCAGCCCCAACTTCGACAGGTGATAGGCGGCGACCACGATCACCGTTTGGTGGACGATGTAGAACGGGAACACCGCCAGGGTCAGGTAGGTCAGCGCCGGCCCCCCGCGGGTCAGATGCCGGGCGCCGAAGCCCAGCACGGCCAGGATCGCGCACCATTGGTCGGTCGCATAGACCACGCGCATCGTCTGGCGGAGCGCCTCCGGCGGCGCTGCGCCGTCGCGATAGATCCAGGCGTAGGTCGCCCAGGCCGCCCAGGCGCCGACCGCCAGGGCCAGAGCCGGCCAGCGCAGGCGGATCGTCGCCGCCCGGAACGTCTCCGACTTGGCCACCAGGAAACCCAGCAGGAAGGCCGCGAAGCTCATGGCGTGGTTGTACCAATCGCCCCCGAAGGCGTGGGTGATCTCGAAGCGCGGCATGAGCACGATCCGGCAGAAGGCTAGCCAGACGATCGGCAGCAGGAGCAGCCGCCAGCCGCTCAGCGTTCGACCCAGCCAGTCTCCGAGCACGACCAGCGGCTTCCGCGCGACCCACAGCAGGACCGCCAGCACCAGGGTGTAGAAGATCAGGTAGGCGACGAACCACATGTGGTTCCAGGTCGGGGTGATCAGGCAGTCGTCGCCCTGGCACCAGTTCCCCGACGCCGTGACGTAGGCTGGCCAGAAGTCGACGTAGCCGCCGGCATAGCCGAGTTGCTCGACCACCTCGTAGTAGCTCTGCGGCGGCACGATAACGAACATCGCGAACACCAGCGGCGGCAGCAGCCGCCACAGGCGCTGCCCGGCCAGCGCGCCCGCGCTCAGCTTGTCGGCCATGAATCGCGTCGCCGCGCCGGACACCAGGAACAGCAGGGTCAGCCGCCAGGGATTGGTCAGCTGCATCACCGGCTCCAGCCATTCGATCGGATGTGGGCTCTTCACGTGCCAGTCCCAAGGCACGTAGAACATGCCGACGTGGTAGAGGATCAGCAGGAAGAAGGCTCCGACGCGGATCCAATCCAGGTCGTTGCGGCGGTCGGAAACAGGGGTGGCGTCGGTCATGCGAAGGCCCGTCAGCGATGAGATACGGCGGGCATCGCCCGAGGCCGCGACGCCGCGCCAGCAACAAGCCGCGCTCGGCGGCCGGGGCGGGATGAACGGACGGACCGCGTGACGAACGGCGAGATTTCAGGGACGGACGGAGACCTCCGCACGGTCACGCGACGGGCGGTGGCGATCTACACGGCGGTCCTGGCGGTGGTCGCCATCATCAACACCATGAGCCTGATCCATGAAGGCGCGGGCGAGCGCTGGTGGGAACCCTGGGTCTGGGAGTGGAGCAGCGCCCTTGTCGTGGTCTCGATCCTGTGGCTGCCCTGGCTGACCTGGCGGGCTGCGCCGATCGAGGCTTGGCGACGGCCGAGAACCTGGCTGATTCACCTCGGGGGCGTGCTGGCCTGGTCTGGCCTGCACGTGGCCGGCTTCCTGGTCCTGCGCCACGCGGCCTACGCCCTGGCCGGGGTGCGCTACGACTACGGCGACCTGCGGGTCCAGGTCCCCTACGAACTGGGCAAGGACCTGTTCAGCTACGCCGTCGCCGTGGCGACGTTCCACATCGCCGACCGCTACGCGATGCGGCGGGAGATCGTGACGACGGCCGGCCTGCCCGTCACCTTCGACATCCGCGACGGCGCCCGCCTGATCCGCGTTCCGGTCGCCGACATCCTGGCCGTCGCCTCGGCCGGCAACTATGTCGAGTTCCACCTGGCGGACGGCCGCAAGCCGCTGATGCGCGTCTCTCTGGCCTCGGTCGAGGGGCAACTGGCGGACAAAGGCTTCGTCCGGGTCCACCGTTCCTGGCTGGTCAACGCCGCGCGGGTGACGGGTCTGAGGCCGGAGGGCTCGGGCGACTGGACGGTGGAGC
Coding sequences within:
- a CDS encoding acyltransferase family protein — its product is MTDATPVSDRRNDLDWIRVGAFFLLILYHVGMFYVPWDWHVKSPHPIEWLEPVMQLTNPWRLTLLFLVSGAATRFMADKLSAGALAGQRLWRLLPPLVFAMFVIVPPQSYYEVVEQLGYAGGYVDFWPAYVTASGNWCQGDDCLITPTWNHMWFVAYLIFYTLVLAVLLWVARKPLVVLGDWLGRTLSGWRLLLLPIVWLAFCRIVLMPRFEITHAFGGDWYNHAMSFAAFLLGFLVAKSETFRAATIRLRWPALALAVGAWAAWATYAWIYRDGAAPPEALRQTMRVVYATDQWCAILAVLGFGARHLTRGGPALTYLTLAVFPFYIVHQTVIVVAAYHLSKLGLNQALEGALVIALTFAACFATYEIVRRVAVLRPLFGLKLAADGAAIRAAWRRRRPASPA
- the hspQ gene encoding heat shock protein HspQ; translated protein: MNPRTAKFSIGQVVRHRIYPFRGVIFDVDPVFANTEEWWLSIPEDVRPRKDQPFYHLLAENDDNTYVAYVSEQNLLPDDTGLPVGHPHAALIFDGFQDGHYNMRPRIAH
- a CDS encoding LytTR family DNA-binding domain-containing protein yields the protein MTNGEISGTDGDLRTVTRRAVAIYTAVLAVVAIINTMSLIHEGAGERWWEPWVWEWSSALVVVSILWLPWLTWRAAPIEAWRRPRTWLIHLGGVLAWSGLHVAGFLVLRHAAYALAGVRYDYGDLRVQVPYELGKDLFSYAVAVATFHIADRYAMRREIVTTAGLPVTFDIRDGARLIRVPVADILAVASAGNYVEFHLADGRKPLMRVSLASVEGQLADKGFVRVHRSWLVNAARVTGLRPEGSGDWTVELGALEAPLSRRFPEALAKLKG
- the phhA gene encoding phenylalanine 4-monooxygenase; translation: MSADGFSSGPPPGAAADWTIDQGWDAYTADEHAVWDLLYERQAAMLPGRACDAFLHGLDALNLHRGGIPEFRRINEDLQKLTGWSVVAVPGLVPDEVFFEHLANRRFPAGQFIRRRDQLDYLQEPDIFHDVFGHVPMLTDPVFADYMQAYGQGGMRALGLGRLHNLARLYWYTVEFGLLETPAGLRIYGAGIVSSRTESIFALDDPSPNRLGFDLERTMRTPYRIDDFQQVYFVIPSLQALLDATLEDFGALYARLDGASDIPIDRVEPTDRVFTQGTQAYAAAKLRG